From Flavobacterium alkalisoli, the proteins below share one genomic window:
- a CDS encoding oxidoreductase → MKITVIGGGPGGLYFSILTKKAIPDCDITVYERNKADDSFGFGVVFSDETLSEFLTRDPQSYDLIRSRFAYWDELDVARNGEKVRITGNGFCGCSRKTLLQLLQQRCREEGVKLNFEANVDDVSQFSDSDIIVAADGINSSIRDKFAAEFGTEVKMQNNRFVWLGSTRPLDAFTYFFRETPHGTFVAHTYQYEEGMSTWIFETTDETWQKAGFSVTDEQDTIAKISEIFKEELDGHSLISNRSHWRQFPAVTNKNWSKDNIVLLGDAKATAHYSIGSGTKLAMECAIALADSVIKYRTDTKVVFENYEKLRRNRVEVIQHAANVSLEWFENMDRHIKHDFMQFAFSVMTRAKKVTFENLALRDSSFTQKVLEEFNTRTENENLKTSAAFTPFRLRKMKLDNRIVMSPMEQYSAMDGLVNDWHLMHYGSRAVGGIGLILTEATAISPTGRVTLGCPGIWSEEQVAAWERITDFVHLNSTSKIGMQIGHSGRKGAVKFPWEGNNEPLENAWGLMSASPIPFNNKMEMPEEMTQEDMDIITSEFVTAVQNADKAGFDMIELQAHHGFLLASFLSPLTNTRTDEFGGSIENRLKFPIRVFREMRAAFNPNKPMSVRISACDWAENGITENDVVKIAEAFKEAGADIINVSTGLTVENQKPAVGRMWQTPFSDMVRNEVNVPTITAGYIQDIDQINTILLNGRADLVALGKTLLLDPSFVRNAQAYEQHKADNLDGLGIPKPYSFATSHLYPYRAGERKMMEGMKKALKPLTHKK, encoded by the coding sequence ATGAAAATAACAGTTATCGGCGGCGGACCCGGCGGTTTATACTTTTCGATATTAACCAAGAAAGCAATCCCTGATTGTGATATTACCGTTTATGAACGTAACAAAGCGGATGATTCCTTTGGCTTTGGGGTAGTATTTTCAGATGAAACTTTAAGCGAATTCCTAACCCGCGACCCTCAGTCGTATGATCTTATAAGAAGCAGGTTTGCTTATTGGGATGAGCTCGATGTTGCCCGAAATGGTGAAAAAGTACGAATAACAGGCAACGGTTTTTGCGGATGTTCCCGTAAAACCCTTTTGCAGTTATTACAGCAAAGATGCCGGGAAGAAGGCGTAAAGTTAAATTTTGAAGCGAACGTAGATGATGTTTCACAGTTTAGTGATTCGGATATTATAGTGGCAGCCGATGGTATTAACAGCAGTATAAGAGATAAATTTGCTGCAGAATTTGGTACTGAAGTGAAGATGCAGAACAATCGTTTTGTATGGTTAGGTTCTACCAGGCCGCTTGATGCTTTTACTTATTTCTTTAGGGAAACACCACACGGAACTTTTGTAGCACATACATATCAGTATGAAGAAGGTATGAGTACCTGGATATTTGAAACTACTGATGAGACATGGCAAAAAGCTGGCTTTAGCGTTACTGATGAGCAGGATACCATAGCCAAAATATCAGAGATATTTAAGGAAGAACTTGACGGACATTCATTGATTTCAAACAGGTCACACTGGAGACAATTCCCTGCGGTTACCAATAAAAACTGGAGTAAAGACAATATAGTATTATTGGGAGATGCTAAGGCAACTGCCCACTACTCTATCGGTTCAGGTACTAAACTGGCTATGGAATGTGCTATTGCTCTGGCCGATTCGGTAATAAAATACAGAACAGACACAAAAGTTGTTTTTGAGAACTACGAGAAGCTGAGAAGAAACCGTGTAGAGGTTATTCAGCATGCTGCAAATGTTTCTCTTGAATGGTTTGAAAATATGGACAGGCATATTAAGCATGATTTTATGCAGTTTGCCTTTAGTGTAATGACAAGGGCTAAAAAAGTAACTTTTGAAAACCTTGCACTAAGGGATTCATCCTTTACACAAAAAGTTCTGGAAGAATTTAATACAAGAACAGAAAACGAGAACCTTAAAACTTCTGCCGCTTTTACACCTTTCCGATTAAGGAAAATGAAGTTGGACAACAGGATTGTTATGAGCCCGATGGAACAATATTCTGCAATGGACGGACTTGTAAACGACTGGCACCTTATGCACTATGGTTCAAGGGCTGTTGGCGGTATAGGGTTAATCCTTACCGAAGCTACAGCTATATCCCCTACAGGTAGGGTTACTTTAGGGTGTCCGGGGATATGGTCTGAAGAACAAGTTGCAGCCTGGGAAAGAATTACCGATTTTGTACACTTAAACAGTACTTCTAAAATAGGAATGCAAATAGGCCACTCAGGCAGAAAAGGAGCTGTAAAATTCCCTTGGGAAGGCAATAATGAGCCATTAGAAAATGCATGGGGATTAATGTCGGCCTCCCCTATTCCGTTTAACAATAAAATGGAAATGCCTGAAGAGATGACTCAGGAAGATATGGATATTATAACTTCTGAGTTTGTAACAGCTGTACAAAATGCAGATAAAGCGGGGTTCGATATGATTGAATTACAGGCTCATCACGGATTCCTGTTGGCATCATTCCTTTCACCGTTAACTAATACACGTACCGATGAGTTTGGCGGAAGCATAGAAAACAGACTGAAGTTTCCTATAAGGGTATTTAGGGAAATGAGAGCTGCTTTCAATCCAAACAAACCTATGAGTGTAAGAATTTCTGCTTGTGACTGGGCAGAGAACGGAATTACTGAAAACGATGTTGTAAAAATAGCCGAAGCTTTTAAAGAAGCCGGAGCTGATATCATAAATGTTTCTACCGGATTAACGGTAGAAAATCAAAAACCAGCAGTGGGAAGAATGTGGCAAACCCCATTCTCTGATATGGTTAGAAATGAAGTAAATGTACCTACAATAACTGCGGGATACATTCAGGATATAGACCAGATCAATACCATTTTACTTAATGGTAGAGCCGATTTGGTTGCACTTGGAAAAACATTACTGTTAGATCCTTCCTTTGTTAGGAATGCACAGGCTTATGAACAGCATAAGGCTGATAATTTAGACGGTTTAGGGATACCAAAACCTTATTCTTTTGCTACTTCTCACCTTTACCCGTATAGGGCAGGTGAACGCAAAATGATGGAAGGAATGAAAAAAGCACTTAAACCTTTAACTCATAAAAAGTAA
- a CDS encoding flavin reductase family protein, with protein sequence MIIDPAHTSQSDVYKILTGSVIPRPIGWISTISEDGVPNLAPFSFFNVVGEDPPHVMFSTVRPGNSNKDTLNNVLATKQFVVNMAVEELVEAVNTSSASLPPDVNEFDYAGVTQAPGIKVKAPRVLESPINFECELVHHYTLEDHKHGGATIMIGRVVMFHVDESVLLDNYKINPEVYRPVARLAGSNYAKLGEVFSIKRPQ encoded by the coding sequence ATGATAATTGACCCGGCACATACAAGCCAAAGTGACGTTTATAAAATCCTTACCGGATCGGTTATTCCACGACCTATAGGATGGATATCCACAATAAGTGAAGACGGAGTGCCAAATCTTGCTCCCTTTTCCTTTTTTAATGTTGTGGGCGAAGATCCGCCTCATGTAATGTTTTCTACCGTAAGGCCCGGAAACTCTAATAAAGATACTCTTAATAATGTGCTCGCTACAAAACAGTTTGTGGTAAATATGGCTGTTGAAGAATTGGTTGAAGCTGTAAATACAAGCTCTGCCTCTCTTCCTCCCGATGTTAATGAGTTTGATTATGCAGGAGTTACACAGGCTCCAGGTATTAAGGTAAAAGCACCAAGAGTACTGGAAAGCCCTATAAACTTTGAATGTGAGCTGGTACATCATTATACACTTGAAGATCACAAACACGGAGGGGCAACCATTATGATAGGACGTGTAGTGATGTTTCACGTTGATGAAAGCGTATTATTAGATAATTATAAAATTAATCCTGAAGTATATAGACCTGTAGCCAGACTTGCAGGCTCTAACTATGCTAAACTGGGAGAAGTTTTTTCAATAAAAAGACCTCAATAA
- the acs gene encoding acetate--CoA ligase, with product MSYYQVKSLEQYFKHYNKSIREPRKFWDKIADENFTWYQKWDKVVEFDMQEADVKWFLNAKVNITKNCIDRHLAKRGDKTAIIFEPNDPKEEAQHITYNELYDRVTKMANVLKDQGIKKGDRVCVYLPMIPELAVTVLACARIGAVHSVIFAGFSASAVTTRVLDSQCKLVVTADGGYRGNKTIELKSIIDEALEKCDCVEKTLVVKRTNSPVKMKEGRDEWLQPLLDAAQPNHVAEIMDAEDPLFILYTSGSTGKPKGMLHTTAGYMVYSAYTFKNIFNYEENDVYWCTADIGWITGHSYIVYGPLLNGATTVIFEGVPSYPDFGRFWEVIDKHKVTQFYTAPTAIRSLAKENWEWVDKYNLSSLKIIGSVGEPINEEAWHWYNDHVGKKKSPIVDTWWQTETGGIMISPIPFVTPTKPTYATLPLPGVQPVLMDERRNEIEDNQVVGSLCIKFPWPGMARTIWGDHQRFKETYFTAYPGKYFTGDGALRDEVGYYRITGRVDDVVIVSGHNLGTAPIEDAINEHPAVAESAIVGFPHDVKGNALYGFIILKESGEDRNRENLRKEINEHISSHIGPIAKLDKIQFVSGLPKTRSGKIMRRILRKIAEGDFSNFGDTTTLLNPEIVDEIKNERL from the coding sequence ATGAGTTACTATCAGGTAAAAAGTCTTGAACAATACTTTAAGCATTACAACAAATCAATAAGAGAACCCCGTAAATTTTGGGATAAAATAGCCGACGAAAACTTTACCTGGTACCAAAAATGGGATAAGGTCGTGGAGTTTGATATGCAGGAGGCTGATGTGAAATGGTTTTTAAATGCCAAAGTAAACATTACAAAAAACTGTATAGACAGGCACCTTGCTAAAAGGGGAGACAAAACAGCTATTATATTTGAACCTAATGACCCTAAAGAGGAAGCACAACATATAACATATAATGAGTTATATGACAGGGTAACCAAAATGGCTAACGTATTAAAAGATCAGGGTATTAAAAAAGGAGACAGGGTATGTGTATACCTGCCGATGATACCTGAACTGGCCGTTACCGTTTTAGCCTGTGCAAGAATTGGTGCCGTGCATTCGGTAATTTTTGCCGGTTTCTCAGCTTCTGCTGTTACCACAAGGGTGCTCGACTCACAATGTAAGCTTGTTGTTACTGCCGATGGAGGATACAGAGGAAACAAAACCATAGAACTTAAAAGCATAATTGATGAGGCTCTTGAAAAATGTGACTGTGTAGAGAAAACACTGGTTGTAAAAAGAACTAACAGCCCAGTTAAAATGAAAGAGGGACGTGACGAGTGGCTTCAGCCCCTTTTAGATGCTGCACAGCCTAACCACGTTGCTGAAATTATGGATGCTGAAGATCCGTTATTTATACTTTATACTTCAGGTTCTACCGGTAAGCCTAAAGGTATGCTACACACTACAGCAGGCTATATGGTTTATAGCGCTTATACCTTTAAGAATATATTTAATTACGAAGAGAATGATGTGTACTGGTGTACAGCTGATATAGGCTGGATAACAGGACACTCTTATATAGTTTATGGTCCGCTGTTAAACGGTGCAACAACTGTTATTTTTGAAGGTGTACCTTCTTATCCTGATTTCGGGCGTTTTTGGGAAGTAATAGACAAACACAAAGTAACCCAGTTCTATACCGCACCAACAGCTATCCGCTCCCTTGCAAAAGAAAACTGGGAATGGGTAGATAAGTATAACCTTTCGTCTCTTAAAATAATAGGGTCTGTAGGCGAGCCTATTAATGAGGAAGCATGGCACTGGTACAATGACCATGTTGGTAAAAAGAAATCTCCTATTGTGGATACCTGGTGGCAAACAGAAACAGGGGGTATAATGATATCGCCTATACCATTTGTTACGCCAACCAAACCAACTTATGCTACTTTACCATTACCGGGAGTTCAACCTGTATTAATGGATGAAAGACGTAATGAAATTGAAGATAATCAGGTAGTAGGAAGCCTGTGTATTAAATTCCCGTGGCCGGGAATGGCACGAACTATTTGGGGTGATCATCAACGATTTAAAGAAACATACTTTACCGCTTACCCAGGTAAATATTTTACCGGAGACGGGGCCCTTAGAGATGAAGTAGGTTATTACCGTATTACCGGTAGGGTAGACGACGTGGTAATCGTATCTGGCCATAATCTGGGAACAGCACCTATTGAAGATGCTATAAATGAACACCCCGCAGTTGCAGAATCTGCAATTGTTGGTTTCCCACATGATGTAAAAGGTAATGCACTTTACGGATTTATTATTCTTAAAGAATCTGGTGAAGACCGAAACAGAGAAAACCTTAGAAAAGAAATTAACGAGCATATATCAAGCCACATAGGGCCTATTGCAAAACTGGATAAAATACAATTCGTTTCAGGATTACCTAAAACGCGTTCCGGAAAGATTATGCGTAGAATATTAAGAAAGATTGCTGAAGGCGACTTTTCTAACTTTGGAGACACAACAACATTGTTAAACCCTGAAATTGTAGACGAAATAAAAAATGAAAGATTATAA
- a CDS encoding DinB family protein, whose protein sequence is MKIFLKEIFEYTYTFNSKVIDSLLQSKDAIPEKSLVLINHTINAHEIWNSRIEKKDCKTQVWEMRPVINLKKINEANFQNSIRIIDSFNLEEKINYFNSKGEEFINTIRDMLFHVVNHSTYHRGQIATDSKVHGLTPLVTDYIFYKRDNL, encoded by the coding sequence ATGAAGATATTTTTAAAAGAAATTTTTGAGTATACATATACTTTCAACAGTAAGGTAATTGACAGCTTACTGCAAAGTAAAGATGCTATTCCCGAAAAATCGTTAGTCCTAATAAATCATACCATTAATGCTCACGAAATATGGAACAGCAGAATCGAGAAAAAAGATTGTAAAACGCAGGTTTGGGAAATGAGACCTGTAATAAACCTAAAGAAAATTAATGAAGCTAATTTTCAAAATTCAATACGAATAATCGATTCATTTAATTTAGAAGAAAAAATAAACTATTTTAACTCAAAAGGAGAGGAGTTTATAAACACAATAAGGGATATGCTTTTTCATGTTGTAAACCACTCAACTTATCACAGAGGGCAAATAGCGACCGATTCTAAAGTACATGGTTTA